The DNA region GCAATCCGCTTAAGCCCCATAAGGCCGAGTACTTCCTCAACTATCTGTAAGTCCCTCTCATTGGGCCTTAGTCCCATATGGGGTTTTCTTCCTAAGAGCACAGCATCGAAGACTGTCATAAAGTTCCCACCGCTCTTTTGGGGCACGTAACCAAAAACTTTGGCAACGTCTCCCCCAACTGTCTTCCCATCGACAAGAACAACTCCTCTTTTAGGCTTTAAAATGGCGTTTATACACCTCAAGAGCGTGGACTTCCCAGCACCATTAGGACCGAGAACAGCGACAACATCTCCAGCCTCTGCCTCAAAGGTTATGCCCTTCAGCACGGCCGAGCCGTTGTATGAAAACTCCACGCCATCGACTCTTAGCTTCATGCTCTCCCCTCCATCTTCACGAGGAGGTAAACAAAGAGTGGAGCTCCTAGGAAAGAGGTTATCACACCAACGGGGAGTATCATGGGAGCAATTATCGTCCTAGCCAAAGTATCTGACAGCAAGAGCAAAAGCGCTCCCAAAAGAGCTGAGCTCGGCAGTAAAAACCTGTAGTCACTCCCAATTATAAGCCTAACGAGATGAGGGCATATGAGGCCAACGAAGCCTATTATTCCAACAAAGGCTACACTCACAGCTGTTATAAGCGAAGCTAGCAGCGTCCCAAAGAGCCTAACTCTCTCCACACTAACTCCAAGGGACTTAGCAACTTCATCTCCAGCCTCGAGGGCGTTGTAGTCCCATCCCTTGAAGAAGAAGTAGAGCAGTGAGGGGACGAGTGTTAGGGCTATAAGAAGGAGTTCCTCCCAAACGGCTCTTCCCAAGTCGCCAAAACTCCAGTAGACCATTGCCGCTAGTTGAAGCTCATCAGCAAAGTACTGGACGAGGGTTGTCGATGCAATAAAGAGCGAGCTCATAGCTACACCAGCCAAAATCATCGCCTCTGGACTTAGCCCTTTAAGCTTGGCGAGCGTTAGGACAACCGCAACAGCTAATAGAGAGCCTAAAAATGCAAAAACAACAACCACATTAGGGTCAACTATAACAATTCTGCCACTGCTCTCGGCACTTCCAGCACCAAGAAGGATAGCTAACGAAGCACCAAACATTGCACCGTGAGAGATGCCCATAGTGAATGGGCTCGCCAGGGGATTCCTAAGCAAAACTTGCATAACAGCGCCCGAGATGGCCAAACCAGCACCAACGAGTAAAGCTGCGATAGCTCTCGGGAGGCGCACATTCCAGACAACTACACTCGCTTTCGAGGAATCCATGCCCAACATAGCTCTAACGACAGAGCCAAAGGGAATTTTATATGAGCCCACACTTAGAGAAAAAACAAATGACAAGAATAGAAGAAAAAGTAAAATAGTCCCAAAGACTGCTTTCCTCTTTACATAGCTAGAGTAGCTGTGGGTTATGTTCATGCTACCACCCTAAGGTGAAGTGGGCAAGGAATACTCAACACTGCCATTCTCAAGGTCAATCTTTCCAAAGCCTCCGAACTGTTTGATCAGCTCATTATAAACAGGCTTTCCGACGAGGAATGTGTATATCTCATCGGCCTTTTCAGCTGGATCCACGTCTTCAAAGCGCTCTGGATAGAGCACTTTACCTATAAAGTACGCATCAGCGAGGGCAGTGCCTATGTTGGTGGTGTAAAAGTTGTAGGGCAGTATACCGTAGACATTGCCATTTTTAAAGGCCCTAAGTGAGTTGTAGAACTCCTTGTTCTTCGAGTAGTCATCCTTTACCAGCGAAAGTCCTCCATCATCAATGAAAATTACCTCTGGATCCCACTCTAAGAGCTTCTCCTTGTCTATGAACTTGTGCCCATCTCCAAGCTTGTCGGCAACGTTCTTAGCATGAACAACAACAAATGGCGGGTACTTTGCCTCAGTGCTCTCGATGCCATGAGCCCCTTTATAGCCTATTCCGCCGACGTAAACGGTTGGGCTCTCTACACCCTCCGTCCTCTTTATCAAGTCCTCTTGAGCATTTTTAATGAACGCTATTACTTCCTCAGCCCTCTCTTCCTTTTTAAGTATTTTACCTGCGAGTCTGAGCGAGTTAAAGAGCTCTTCATCGTCAAAAGTAGCCAATTGACCGTAGCTCAAGACCACAACTGGAATACCCGTTTTCTCTTGGATTTCGTCTGCAGTCTTTGCGTCAACATAAGTCATAAAGATAACATCGGGCTTGAGCTCTATCAATGCCTCTAAATTGGGGAGCTTTCCGGGACCGCCAGGCCCTATTGAGGGTAAATTTCTAAGTTCGGGGTGAGCTATTGCGTAAGGCCTACCATAAGGATAGTTCTTTTCAAAGTCCTCAACTCCAACCACCATACCGCTCGCGTTGAGATACACAATTAGCCTTAAGGCACCGGGCCCAGCACACACTACTTTTTCAACGCTCTTAGGGAGTTCAACGCTCCTCCCCAACGCATCTACGACGCTCAGCGAAGTGTTAACCTGTGTACTTTCGTTGATGCACCCGCTTAAAGAAGCCACTACGAGGAAGACGCTGAGCAGGGCAAAGAGCTTTTTAAGCTCCACCTTGACCACCCTCCACTATACCCCTGCCTACAACTGCATAGTACTTTTCACCCGCACATTTGAGGCAGTAGGGCTTTTCATTAATATACACAACACGCGTGGCCATAGCGAGTTCGCCGCACCTAGAACAGCGAATACTCTCAAATATTGGGGCCTGTTCGATTGGCTCCACCTCAACTCTCTCAATTTTAAATGCCTCCTTCGGCAATTCGAGCATTTTATATGCCAACTCTTCCCATAGCTCAGCCATTCTTTTTCTATCTTCCTCAGTCCCTTCTCTCCTCTTAATCACCTTGTCAAAGAGCTCGTGCGCTTCCTTGGGGAAGTACTTAGTGCGGATTTTTTCAGAGTCGACGTAAATCCTGACTCCCTCCCACGTGCCACGCTTAACGAGGGTAAATGCGTTCTTGCCTAGGTCAACATAAATCAGCGAATTGTTCCCTAAAGTGCATCCAGTAGCAGCTTGGACACCATCTGTAAAACAGTTGTTTGTCTCCACGATAGCCAAAAGTCCCTCGTCAACGCTCTCTTTTAGGCCAGCCTTCCCAACACCAAGTTCTTCCATAGCTATAAGCGAAGCTTTAACTCCTAAAGCAAGATATGGACAAACATGCCCGTGAAGCTTCTTAGCAAACTCTAGCAATGACTTTGGATCTTCCATTTGTATCACCACTTTAAAAAACCGTAGCACATTTTATAATAATTTTTTCAATCTAGTGTTATTAACCAAAGGTTTAGAAAAATGTGCATATGCACAAGATTTATATGAAGTGGTGTTCATGTTATACTGGTGATAGCTGTGAGAATTGCGATTCCATCAAAGGATAATAAGGGCTTAGAAAGCGAAGTTAGTGAGCACTTTGGAAGGGCAAAGTACTTCACCTTCGTAGATATCGAGGGGAATGAAATCAAAGGTGCGAAAGTTGTTGAAGTGCCCTTTGATGAACACCAGCCAGGAGATTTACCAAACTTCATAAAAGAACACGGTGGGCAGGTGGTTTTAGCCTACGGCATGGGACATAGAGCCGTTCAATACTTCAACTCCCTCGGAATAGAAGTCGTCACAGGTGCATATGGAAGAGTTAAAGACATCGTCGAGGCTTTTATTCATCAAGTGCTCGAAGTTGATGAAAATTGGAGAGAAAAAGGGGACTTTGGAAAGCACGAGCATTAAAGTTTCTTCAAAATTTCTTTGCTGCTTTTTTCCACTTAAGAACTACTTTTTATAAGCTACATAGATATCTGCCTCTATGATTTTCATATCTTTTGTGACATAATGATGCACAAAATATAAGTTCCCCTGCGCATCCAGCACCGGCTCCCCAGCAAAGTTAGAGACTATTTCTTCTGGCTCACTCCACCCATCTTTTGTTTTCAAAGATCTAAATATTGCAGGGCCGGGATATCCAAGCCGACTTTGCCCGGTGAACCATAATTCATTGCCATCTGGAGTTATGAAAGGCTGATCCTCATTAAGTTCACTATTTATATTCGGGACCTTCCTCGGATTCACCCATGACCCGTTTACATAATCCATCATGCATATGTCCCCACCACATCCATAATACATCGTCTTCCCGTCTGGACTGATACACAGCTCCCCCACATCATAGACGGCATTCAAAAGCTCTCCTGCATTCTTAACATCCGTCCATCTTCCATTTCTAAATTTTGCTGTATATATGTCAACTTCTCCATAATTTCCGCGCCTAACAGAGGCGAACCACATGGTGTCGTTTAAAATAAAAACTGCCCCATCGAGGGATTCACTGCTCCCCAATACAATCCTCATGGGTTTGCTCCATTTTCCATTGATTTTCTTTGACCACCATATGCCAGTAACACCATCAATGAGCTGTTTTTGTGGAGGTACATTGACATCCGGAGTGAAGAAAAAGTAGAGATTCTTTCCATCTGGTGTCACAAATGGAGAATCCTCCGCTCCGGCTGTGTTTATTGGCCCCTCTAAAGGCACAGGTTTGCTCCACTCGTCAGAATGGAGGATGGGTGGGAATACATCCATTTCTGGCATTATTTTAATGGCATTTTTAGGAATAGTATCTTCCCGAATTGTCGGCATCGCCCTCTTTCCTAGCCGTGATATGCTCACCCAAACATTATAAGCTAGCTTTTCTTTACCGTCTCTGGTTATAAGGCCAAGATGGTCATTTTCATTCAAATCATGGAGCCATGCCCAGCCGAGGAGGTGCAGATTGACACCCTGCTCTTTGGTGAGGCGACCCGTCACTTCGAGTATAAAATCAGTTTGCCCCTGTTCACCTCCAAATGCCTCAATTGATGGCCATCCAATCTCAATCAAACCAACGGGTTTTCCCGGCATGTATTTGAGCGCGCGGGAGTAGTAGTCATCCGGGATATCGCGGGGGCGGTTTATGCCCCTGACAGCATAAGGATAGCTCGTAAAGACGAGGAGATCCATCTTATCAGGATTAAAAAGTGAAAGAACTTCAAGATTCGCTTCTCGATTTTCAGATACAATCTCTCGAGCAAATGTACAGAAAACTTTGGTCTCAGGTGATAGCTCTTTTACAGCATCGTATATCTCCTCATAAAGGCTAACATAGTGCTGAAAGCCATTAGGATCTCCCTCTTTAGCTCCATATTTTTCATACCATCTATTAACTTCATTGCCCAAAGAGAGATAAAGCGGCCTTGAGATTTTTACTACATCGAGGACGGCCTTTTTATATGCCTCCCTCCACTTGGGGTCGCTGAGAGTTGCATTTTTCATATTTGGAGGTGTTATGAGCGTTATGTTTGGTCCTATAAATGAAACATGGATAACCGGAAACATGCCGTTTTTTCTTATGTAGCCCTCCACAAACGTTTGCCCCCACTCTCCAGAGAGTTCACTTGCAAGGAAATAAAATGGAGTGGGCCTCCCCCATACAGGGGAAAACTCGACATACTCAGCTGCCTGTGAGTATGCTTCCTCAAAAGTTTGTCCTTTTGCAGGAGTTGGGAGAACTCCCATGAAAAATCCTCTCTCGGGAAGTTCCGGAGAGTCTGCAGGCGTTATTATTTGCTCTGCGGGTGGGGTTTTATTAACACAGCCAGAAAGAGGAATTAAAAATATCATGACCATAATAAAGGCAGGTAAAATTCTCCTCATTTTTTCACCTTCCTTTAATTTCGCGGCAATAATGTATAAATATCTTGCCCGGCATTTTAGTGTATGGATAGGAAAATTAAGTCCGCGTTAACCCTTTCGCTGTTGTCGCCCTTCTTCGGTGAAGTTATGAGTGGATCAACTCCACCTCTGGAAATCATAAATCCATTCAGCTTCCTCTTTTTATGGGCTTTTTATGGAGGAGGCGTCCTTTTAGTGAGGGAGCTTTGGGTGAGATGGGGAAGGGGTTATTTACGCTTAATGCTTCTTGGTTTGAGTTATGGCATAATTGAGGAGGGGCTAGCGGTTAAGTCTTTCTTTGACCCCCAATGGGCGGACTTAGGGGTTCTAGCAACTTACGGCAGAGTTTTTGGAGTCAACTTGGTCTGGGCAGTCTGGCTATCTATTTTTCACGCTATTTTCAGCATATCCGTTCCAATATTGCTAATTGATATATTCTATTCAGAGCTCAAAGAAATGCCCCTATTAGGAAAGAAGGGATTAAAAATAACGCTTGTGGCATTTATATCAGCTCTGCTGATCACATTCTTTTTATTAAATCGCTATCCTCCCCCACCAGTCCAATACTCCATTGCTTTTTTGATTACAGTTCTTTTAGTCCTTAAAACAAAGACTCTAAGGACTGCTCCTCCCAAGTTAATGTCAGCCTTTACGCTGAAGCACCCTATGAGTTACGGCACTCTTTTCACACTCTCGCTTTTCATACTCTACATGTTCATTCCAAATACATCAGTCCCCTTTGTGATCCCAGTAACTTTAGGTCCACTGTTTACAGTTCATTTATATTCCCAAATGGAAAAACTACCCGCTCTCGGCAGATTTGCCCTAGTTATCGGTATTCTAAGCCCTTTCCTGCTTTTCTACGATATGATCCTCGAGCTCAATAATATATTTGGAATGTCTGCAGTAGGAGTAGGAACTTTTATAGTGCTTCTCTGGAAGTACCGAAGAATGAAAAGCCTAAGCTAAAGAAAAGAACCCTCTCGTGATTATATCTTCTCTGCTCTTTCCAGCCTCCAAATCCTCTATCAACTTCAAAACTTTTCTCTTTATTTCGTCTCTGACTTCTCTGTATTTCTCTATTGGTTTCCCATAGGGATCCTCTAAGCCCCAGTCCCATGTCTTCTCCGGCGGAGCATAGGGACACTTGTCTAGGCAGCCCATAGTTATGACAATGTAGGCTTTATCGGCCATTTCTTCAGTGTAAAGCTTTGGATACTGTTCATTTAAAAGTATTCCAACCTCTTCCATAACTTGCTCGGCTAATGGATCTATGTGTTCAGCGGGTTCAGTCCCTGCACTCATAGCTTTGAACTCGGGATTCTTATTAAAGTAGTTAAAGAATGCCTCCGCCATTTGGCTCCTCGCGGAGTTTTTAACGCAAACGAAGAGGATTAGCTTTTCTCTCATTTTACCACCCACAAAGGGTTAAAGATGATGTTTAAAGAAGTTTCTCACATAGAAAATTGAGAATACAGATGAAAATTTTCATCTTTCTTTTCACTTTTGGTTTAAGAAAATCTTATTAGTTGTAACACGTTTTCATATGAACAGTGATGAAAATGAAGAAGGGATTAAGCTTCTTTGAAAAGTATCTCTCACTTTGGGTTGCGCTGTGCATACTCGGTGGAATACTCCTCGGAAAGCTTGCACCAACTATCCCTCTAGTACTCTCAAAGTTCACGATTGCTCAAGTGAACATCCCAATAGCGATCTTAATTTGGTTCATGATATATCCAATGATGGTTAAGATAGACTTCTCGGCGATTAAGAGAGCACCCAAGAACCATCTTTTTAAAGGATTGGTAGTTACTTGGGTCGTTAACTGGTTAATCAAACCGTTCACTATGTTTCTATTTGCGTCATTGTTTATAGGCATGGTTTTCTCCCAAAAGCTCGGCTTAATAGAGCCAAGCTTAGCGAAGGAGTACATCGCTGGAGCCATATTGCTTGGCGCGGCACCCTGTACGGCAATGGTCTTCGTTTGGAGCTACTTGGCCGATGGAGATCCTCTCTACACACTCATCCAAGTTGCAACGAATGATTTAATAATTCTCTTCGCATTTACTCCAATTGTGGGTGTTTTAATGGGCTTAAATAATATTCCAGTTCCTTACGACACGCTCTTGCTTTCAGTCTTTTTATTTGTAGTCATCCCACTTACTGCTGGCTATCTCTCAAGGCGCTATATCTTGAGGGCTAGGGGTTACGAATGGTTTGAGAAAGAGTTTCTTCCAAAGCTAAGCGCAATTTCAATAATTGGATTGCTACTGACTTTAATTCTATTGTTCTCCTTCCAGGGAGAGATAATCCTCAGGAACCCGCTTCACATTCTTTTAATTGCAATTCCCCTAACAATCCAAACATACTTTATATTTGCCATAGCCTACGGATGGTCATGGTTTTGGAAGCTTCCGCACAAAATTGCTGCACCGGCTTCATTTATCGGCGCGAGCAACTTCTTTGAGCTTGCAGTAGCAGTAGCAATAGCTCTCTTTGGTCTTGAGAGCGGAGCCGCGTTAGCAACGGTAGTTGGTGTTCTAGAAGAAGTTCCAATAATGCTGAGCTTAGTGTGGATAGCGAACAAAACAAGAAGTCTTTTCACAACAAAAATTGAAATGGAAAAGAGCACTACAGGGGGAGAACCAAAGCTTTAGCCTTTCAATAGCTGTTTTATCCTCTC from Palaeococcus pacificus DY20341 includes:
- a CDS encoding ABC transporter ATP-binding protein; protein product: MKLRVDGVEFSYNGSAVLKGITFEAEAGDVVAVLGPNGAGKSTLLRCINAILKPKRGVVLVDGKTVGGDVAKVFGYVPQKSGGNFMTVFDAVLLGRKPHMGLRPNERDLQIVEEVLGLMGLKRIALKMTNKISGGELQKVVIARALAQEPKVLLLDEPTNNLDLKSQHEVMRLVRQISKEKGVISIVVMHDVNLALRYADKFLVMKNGEIIASGGREVITPGLIKEVYGVDAHIEHVRGIPVVVPI
- a CDS encoding FecCD family ABC transporter permease, which encodes MNITHSYSSYVKRKAVFGTILLFLLFLSFVFSLSVGSYKIPFGSVVRAMLGMDSSKASVVVWNVRLPRAIAALLVGAGLAISGAVMQVLLRNPLASPFTMGISHGAMFGASLAILLGAGSAESSGRIVIVDPNVVVVFAFLGSLLAVAVVLTLAKLKGLSPEAMILAGVAMSSLFIASTTLVQYFADELQLAAMVYWSFGDLGRAVWEELLLIALTLVPSLLYFFFKGWDYNALEAGDEVAKSLGVSVERVRLFGTLLASLITAVSVAFVGIIGFVGLICPHLVRLIIGSDYRFLLPSSALLGALLLLLSDTLARTIIAPMILPVGVITSFLGAPLFVYLLVKMEGRA
- a CDS encoding iron ABC transporter substrate-binding protein, translating into MELKKLFALLSVFLVVASLSGCINESTQVNTSLSVVDALGRSVELPKSVEKVVCAGPGALRLIVYLNASGMVVGVEDFEKNYPYGRPYAIAHPELRNLPSIGPGGPGKLPNLEALIELKPDVIFMTYVDAKTADEIQEKTGIPVVVLSYGQLATFDDEELFNSLRLAGKILKKEERAEEVIAFIKNAQEDLIKRTEGVESPTVYVGGIGYKGAHGIESTEAKYPPFVVVHAKNVADKLGDGHKFIDKEKLLEWDPEVIFIDDGGLSLVKDDYSKNKEFYNSLRAFKNGNVYGILPYNFYTTNIGTALADAYFIGKVLYPERFEDVDPAEKADEIYTFLVGKPVYNELIKQFGGFGKIDLENGSVEYSLPTSP
- a CDS encoding FmdE family protein encodes the protein MEDPKSLLEFAKKLHGHVCPYLALGVKASLIAMEELGVGKAGLKESVDEGLLAIVETNNCFTDGVQAATGCTLGNNSLIYVDLGKNAFTLVKRGTWEGVRIYVDSEKIRTKYFPKEAHELFDKVIKRREGTEEDRKRMAELWEELAYKMLELPKEAFKIERVEVEPIEQAPIFESIRCSRCGELAMATRVVYINEKPYCLKCAGEKYYAVVGRGIVEGGQGGA
- a CDS encoding NifB/NifX family molybdenum-iron cluster-binding protein, producing MRIAIPSKDNKGLESEVSEHFGRAKYFTFVDIEGNEIKGAKVVEVPFDEHQPGDLPNFIKEHGGQVVLAYGMGHRAVQYFNSLGIEVVTGAYGRVKDIVEAFIHQVLEVDENWREKGDFGKHEH
- a CDS encoding PD40 domain-containing protein — translated: MRRILPAFIMVMIFLIPLSGCVNKTPPAEQIITPADSPELPERGFFMGVLPTPAKGQTFEEAYSQAAEYVEFSPVWGRPTPFYFLASELSGEWGQTFVEGYIRKNGMFPVIHVSFIGPNITLITPPNMKNATLSDPKWREAYKKAVLDVVKISRPLYLSLGNEVNRWYEKYGAKEGDPNGFQHYVSLYEEIYDAVKELSPETKVFCTFAREIVSENREANLEVLSLFNPDKMDLLVFTSYPYAVRGINRPRDIPDDYYSRALKYMPGKPVGLIEIGWPSIEAFGGEQGQTDFILEVTGRLTKEQGVNLHLLGWAWLHDLNENDHLGLITRDGKEKLAYNVWVSISRLGKRAMPTIREDTIPKNAIKIMPEMDVFPPILHSDEWSKPVPLEGPINTAGAEDSPFVTPDGKNLYFFFTPDVNVPPQKQLIDGVTGIWWSKKINGKWSKPMRIVLGSSESLDGAVFILNDTMWFASVRRGNYGEVDIYTAKFRNGRWTDVKNAGELLNAVYDVGELCISPDGKTMYYGCGGDICMMDYVNGSWVNPRKVPNINSELNEDQPFITPDGNELWFTGQSRLGYPGPAIFRSLKTKDGWSEPEEIVSNFAGEPVLDAQGNLYFVHHYVTKDMKIIEADIYVAYKK
- a CDS encoding arsenate reductase ArsC; translated protein: MREKLILFVCVKNSARSQMAEAFFNYFNKNPEFKAMSAGTEPAEHIDPLAEQVMEEVGILLNEQYPKLYTEEMADKAYIVITMGCLDKCPYAPPEKTWDWGLEDPYGKPIEKYREVRDEIKRKVLKLIEDLEAGKSREDIITRGFFSLA
- the arsB gene encoding ACR3 family arsenite efflux transporter, with the translated sequence MKMKKGLSFFEKYLSLWVALCILGGILLGKLAPTIPLVLSKFTIAQVNIPIAILIWFMIYPMMVKIDFSAIKRAPKNHLFKGLVVTWVVNWLIKPFTMFLFASLFIGMVFSQKLGLIEPSLAKEYIAGAILLGAAPCTAMVFVWSYLADGDPLYTLIQVATNDLIILFAFTPIVGVLMGLNNIPVPYDTLLLSVFLFVVIPLTAGYLSRRYILRARGYEWFEKEFLPKLSAISIIGLLLTLILLFSFQGEIILRNPLHILLIAIPLTIQTYFIFAIAYGWSWFWKLPHKIAAPASFIGASNFFELAVAVAIALFGLESGAALATVVGVLEEVPIMLSLVWIANKTRSLFTTKIEMEKSTTGGEPKL